From Erigeron canadensis isolate Cc75 chromosome 8, C_canadensis_v1, whole genome shotgun sequence, one genomic window encodes:
- the LOC122611009 gene encoding uncharacterized protein LOC122611009, with protein sequence MYFVDESMFEDDVFRQRYCMSRRLFLKIVEDITAAFPWFRSSANAAGIRGFSAIQKCTCALRQLAYDNLADNNDEGLSFSTRTARECLDNFCIAIKYLYGEEYLRSSTSHDVACLYKAHEARHHFPGMIGSIDCDHDRPTIILEVVASYDLWFWHAYFGVAGSNNDINVLKQSPLFIPEVNGKSPEYGFTVNGHRYDSGYYLGDGIYPPWSCFLKAYAYPVARKEKVLKKLQESARKYVERAFGLLKNKWAIIERPARMRDKENIINAMYACVILHYMILKDDGNAISPVYIRDPSNDIRATDPNFLYRLRNEETHYMLRRDITEHVGDLDIDV encoded by the exons ATGTACTTTGTGGATGAGTCGATGTTTGAGGATGATGTATTTCGCCAGAGATATTGTATGTCGAGGaggttgtttttgaaaatcGTGGAAGATATCACTGCAGCATTTCCATGGTTTCGGTCTTCGGCGAATGCGGCGGGTATTAGAGGGTTCTCGGCGATTCAAAAGTGCACGTGCGCGCTACGGCAACTCGCGTATGACAACCTCGCCGACAACAATGATGAGGGGTTGTCGTTCTCTACTAGAACGGCTCGTGAGTGTCTAGACAACTTTTGCATTGCCATAAAGTATCTTTATGGTGAAGAGTATTTGCGTTCTTCGACTAGCCACGATGTTGCGTGTTTATATAAGGCGCATGAAGCCCGACATCATTTTCCTGGCATGATCGGTAGCATCGACT GTGATCATGACCGCCCGACTATCATACTTGAGGTCGTTGCTTCCTATGATTTATGGTTTTGGCATGCGTATTTCGGTGTTGCGGGCTCAAATAATGACATCAATGTTTTGAAGCAATCACCATTGTTTATTCCCGAGGTGAATGGGAAGTCTCCTGAGTACGGCTTTACCGTAAATGGGCACCGTTACGATAGTGGATACTATCTAGGGGATGGTATTTACCCACCATGGTCTTGTTTTCTTAAGGCATATGCATACCCGGTTGCGAGAAAGGAGAAGGTTTTGAAGAAACTTCAAGAGTCCGCGAGAAAATACGTTGAGCGAGCATTCGGGCTTCTGAAGAACAAGTGGGCGATCATCGAACGACCGGCACGGATGAGGGACAAAGAAAATATCATTAACGCGATGTATGCGTGTGTTATTTTACATTACATGATACTCAAGGACGACGGCAACGCGATATCACCGGTGTACATCAGGGATCCTTCTAACGATATTCGTGCTACCGACCCTAATTTTCTCTATCGCTTACGTAACGAAGAGACGCATTACATGTTACGTCGTGATATTACGGAGCACGTGGGAGATCTAGATATCGATGTTTAG
- the LOC122578993 gene encoding putative uncharacterized protein DDB_G0271606 isoform X2, whose protein sequence is MAVQAQCSSNIFLLNRNIQDQIGNNKYSLPSQPGSDHDGLATNLLDHQSFNHSLFNNNNNNNNNFQVGNCNTSQRNKGRQDTMNQFMSNIQQHSHGNQQFMDVSQYQSRNDIDVSTGLQLAFNDHHQHQQQHSYDHLLSQDLSTLINQQANEIHHYLQTQGEEFRRKLAEKRQRHYHALIGAANESATRMMKEKEMEAEKAARRHAELSARASQLSAEAEVWQARARAQEAVAAALQVQLQQAMVGNGGACVSTGVEVAEREAEDAESSYIDPERVVVDAAMAQKNLCIGSEFGTIVCAYGEISR, encoded by the exons ATGGCTGTTCAAGCTCAATGTTCATCCaatatttttcttcttaacAG AAACATACAAGACCAAATTGGGAATAATAAATATTCCTTGCCATCTCAACCTGGTAGTGATCATGATGGATTAGCCACTAATCTTCTTGATCATCAATCTTTCAACCACTCTCTgttcaacaataataataataataataataatttccaag TTGGGAATTGCAATACAAGTCAAAGAAACAAAGGAAGACAAGATAcaatgaatcaattcatgtcaaaTATCCAACAACACTCTCATGGTAATCAACAATTCATGGATGTTTCCCAGTATCAATCAAGAAACGACATTGATGTTTCAACAGGTCTTCAGTTAGCTTTCAATGATCATCATCAGCACCAACAACAACATTCGTATGATCATCTCTTATCACAAGATTTATCAACCTTGATCAACCAACAAGCAAATGAAATCCATCATTATCTTCAAACCCAA gggGAAGAGTTCAGGCGCAAGTTAGCAGAAAAGAGGCAGCGACACTATCATGCGCTGATCGGAGCAGCGAATGAGTCAGCAACACGTatgatgaaagaaaaagaaatggaaGCCGAGAAAGCGGCTCGGCGCCACGCAGAGCTATCGGCTCGGGCGTCCCAGCTAAGCGCGGAAGCCGAGGTATGGCAAGCTAGAGCGAGGGCGCAAGAAGCAGTGGCAGCGGCGTTGCAGGTACAACTGCAGCAGGCGATGGTAGGTAACGGCGGCGCGTGTGTGTCAACGGGGGTGGAGGTGGCGGAGCGTGAAGCGGAAGACGCCGAGTCGTCATACATTGACCCGGAACGAGTTGTAGTG GATGCAGCGATGGCACAAAAGAACTTATGCATCGGTAGTGAATTTGGGACGATAGTGTGTGCATATGGTGAGATTTCTCGATAA
- the LOC122578993 gene encoding BOI-related E3 ubiquitin-protein ligase 1-like isoform X1, with translation MAVQAQCSSNIFLLNRNIQDQIGNNKYSLPSQPGSDHDGLATNLLDHQSFNHSLFNNNNNNNNNFQVGNCNTSQRNKGRQDTMNQFMSNIQQHSHGNQQFMDVSQYQSRNDIDVSTGLQLAFNDHHQHQQQHSYDHLLSQDLSTLINQQANEIHHYLQTQGEEFRRKLAEKRQRHYHALIGAANESATRMMKEKEMEAEKAARRHAELSARASQLSAEAEVWQARARAQEAVAAALQVQLQQAMVGNGGACVSTGVEVAEREAEDAESSYIDPERVVVVSGPGCKACGKRVASVVLLPCRHLCVCSECDDVVQACPLCLSFRSSSIHVYMS, from the exons ATGGCTGTTCAAGCTCAATGTTCATCCaatatttttcttcttaacAG AAACATACAAGACCAAATTGGGAATAATAAATATTCCTTGCCATCTCAACCTGGTAGTGATCATGATGGATTAGCCACTAATCTTCTTGATCATCAATCTTTCAACCACTCTCTgttcaacaataataataataataataataatttccaag TTGGGAATTGCAATACAAGTCAAAGAAACAAAGGAAGACAAGATAcaatgaatcaattcatgtcaaaTATCCAACAACACTCTCATGGTAATCAACAATTCATGGATGTTTCCCAGTATCAATCAAGAAACGACATTGATGTTTCAACAGGTCTTCAGTTAGCTTTCAATGATCATCATCAGCACCAACAACAACATTCGTATGATCATCTCTTATCACAAGATTTATCAACCTTGATCAACCAACAAGCAAATGAAATCCATCATTATCTTCAAACCCAA gggGAAGAGTTCAGGCGCAAGTTAGCAGAAAAGAGGCAGCGACACTATCATGCGCTGATCGGAGCAGCGAATGAGTCAGCAACACGTatgatgaaagaaaaagaaatggaaGCCGAGAAAGCGGCTCGGCGCCACGCAGAGCTATCGGCTCGGGCGTCCCAGCTAAGCGCGGAAGCCGAGGTATGGCAAGCTAGAGCGAGGGCGCAAGAAGCAGTGGCAGCGGCGTTGCAGGTACAACTGCAGCAGGCGATGGTAGGTAACGGCGGCGCGTGTGTGTCAACGGGGGTGGAGGTGGCGGAGCGTGAAGCGGAAGACGCCGAGTCGTCATACATTGACCCGGAACGAGTTGTAGTGGTGAGTGGACCCGGGTGTAAAGCGTGTGGAAAAAGAGTGGCATCGGTTGTGTTGTTACCGTGTCGGCATCTATGTGTTTGTAGTGAGTGTGACGACGTCGTTCAGGCGTGTCCGTTATGTCTTTCCTTTAGAAGTTCTAGTATTCATGTTTACATGTCATGA